Proteins co-encoded in one Alphaproteobacteria bacterium genomic window:
- a CDS encoding ParA family protein: protein MVARVITIAQQKGGAGKTTMAAHLAVAWASSGRNKVAIVDIDPQGSLGQWFKVRQAHLGEDEVGLTFASISGWRVRSELDRLKYTHDIIVIDSPPHTDAEARTAIRAADLVVVPLQPSPMDVWATSATINICKQEKVPVKMVLNRVPSSAKITEAISGEMVGLTSNRFGNRVAYACSLMQGLGVTESDPNSLAAEEVRALAKEIMQYLNRKRAEQRNSA from the coding sequence GTGGTAGCACGTGTCATCACGATTGCACAACAAAAAGGCGGTGCAGGCAAGACAACCATGGCAGCGCATTTGGCTGTCGCATGGGCGAGCAGTGGTCGTAATAAGGTCGCGATCGTGGATATCGACCCCCAGGGTTCGCTTGGCCAATGGTTCAAGGTGCGTCAAGCCCACTTGGGTGAGGACGAAGTAGGGCTTACCTTCGCTAGCATCTCTGGCTGGCGGGTGCGCTCGGAACTTGATCGCCTGAAATACACGCATGATATTATCGTCATCGACTCGCCTCCGCATACGGACGCGGAAGCGCGTACGGCGATTCGCGCGGCGGACCTTGTGGTCGTGCCGCTCCAGCCTAGCCCGATGGATGTGTGGGCGACGAGTGCAACCATCAACATCTGCAAACAAGAAAAAGTGCCGGTGAAAATGGTATTGAACCGCGTGCCCTCCAGCGCAAAAATTACTGAGGCGATTTCGGGTGAAATGGTCGGGCTTACCAGCAATCGCTTTGGTAACCGCGTGGCCTATGCCTGCTCGCTCATGCAAGGATTAGGCGTGACAGAGTCTGACCCGAATAGTCTGGCAGCCGAAGAAGTGCGTGCATTGGCGAAAGAAATTATGCAGTATCTGAATCGTAAACGCGCAGAGCAAAGGAATTCGGCATGA
- a CDS encoding methylated-DNA--[protein]-cysteine S-methyltransferase, producing MNGFFASTCGEIDNYLEAGKPLKLPYELVGGTPLQRAVWLELSRLRYGETISYTALAEKVGFPRAVRAIASACGANPLPLVIPCHRVISKDGSLGGFSLGGLEVKERLLSLEAKLRFAAA from the coding sequence ATGAACGGCTTCTTCGCCAGCACCTGCGGCGAGATCGATAATTACCTCGAAGCGGGCAAGCCACTCAAGTTGCCATACGAGTTGGTGGGTGGCACGCCATTGCAGCGCGCTGTATGGCTGGAGCTTTCCCGCCTGCGCTACGGCGAGACAATTAGCTACACCGCACTTGCAGAGAAAGTTGGTTTCCCACGTGCCGTGCGCGCAATCGCAAGTGCATGTGGCGCCAATCCCCTTCCCCTCGTGATCCCATGCCATCGCGTCATCTCGAAAGATGGGTCGCTCGGTGGTTTTTCACTCGGTGGCTTAGAGGTGAAAGAGCGCCTGTTGTCGCTTGAGGCAAAACTGCGCTTCGCGGCGGCTTAA
- a CDS encoding BolA family transcriptional regulator — MNTRTQQIEEHLRKAFSPTLLSVRDDSSKHAGHAGARPEGQTHYTVEIVAEAFRGKSRVESHRMVYDALHGMFDEGLHALAISAKA; from the coding sequence ATGAATACTCGTACGCAACAGATTGAAGAACACCTGCGCAAAGCATTTTCACCAACGCTGCTTAGCGTGCGGGATGATTCATCCAAGCATGCAGGCCACGCAGGTGCGCGCCCCGAGGGGCAAACGCATTATACGGTGGAGATTGTTGCGGAAGCATTTCGTGGCAAGTCACGCGTGGAATCACATCGCATGGTGTATGACGCATTGCATGGAATGTTCGACGAAGGGTTACACGCGCTGGCGATTAGCGCGAAGGCTTAA
- a CDS encoding helix-turn-helix transcriptional regulator: MRRKTDPTRAVDKHVGKQLRVMRAARGLTQEDLSEKLGISYQQLHKYETGANSIAASRLYEIAKLLGVSPDTFFDGLQPTANIGVPSENLLSREQVVLLKHLNNLPDARRSAVVSFIRSITA; encoded by the coding sequence ATGAGACGTAAAACAGACCCAACAAGGGCGGTTGATAAGCATGTAGGTAAACAGTTGCGCGTGATGCGCGCTGCACGCGGCCTTACACAAGAAGATTTGAGCGAAAAGCTTGGAATCAGTTATCAGCAGCTTCACAAGTACGAGACTGGCGCGAATAGCATAGCAGCCAGCCGTCTGTATGAAATTGCCAAATTATTGGGCGTTTCGCCCGATACGTTCTTTGATGGGCTTCAGCCAACCGCCAATATTGGCGTACCAAGCGAGAACTTATTGTCGCGCGAGCAAGTCGTTCTGCTAAAGCACCTCAACAACCTTCCTGACGCGCGCCGAAGTGCCGTGGTAAGTTTTATCCGCAGCATTACAGCGTAG
- a CDS encoding J domain-containing protein, producing the protein MPRKRKSETIEPSGNSCAWYGCQQPGDYRAPMSRQQLHQYQWFCQEHIVQFNKNWNYFEGMTQDQIYDFQKDATIGHRPTWRVDQGQGTSTAQLEHAFNRMFGDGQYRSNVKPINPKDRDALAALDLEHPTDKKSIKAQYRELVKKYHPDVNRGNARAEDVFKKITIAYHHLMEFYVKDHV; encoded by the coding sequence ATGCCTCGCAAACGAAAATCCGAAACCATTGAACCTAGCGGCAATAGCTGCGCCTGGTACGGATGCCAGCAACCTGGTGACTACCGCGCACCCATGTCGCGCCAACAACTGCACCAATATCAGTGGTTCTGCCAAGAACACATCGTTCAGTTCAACAAGAACTGGAATTATTTTGAGGGCATGACCCAAGACCAGATTTACGATTTCCAAAAAGATGCGACCATTGGCCATCGACCTACTTGGCGTGTCGATCAAGGCCAGGGTACTTCCACCGCGCAGCTAGAGCACGCCTTTAACCGCATGTTTGGTGACGGCCAATACCGTAGCAATGTGAAGCCCATTAACCCCAAGGATCGTGACGCATTAGCCGCGCTTGATCTAGAGCACCCCACCGATAAAAAATCTATCAAGGCACAGTATCGCGAGCTCGTGAAAAAATATCACCCAGATGTAAATCGTGGTAATGCTCGCGCCGAGGATGTGTTCAAGAAAATTACGATTGCCTACCACCACCTCATGGAATTTTATGTGAAAGATCACGTATGA
- a CDS encoding AAA family ATPase: MNDTDFSIEEKPSKKLATDKVFGFASDLKPVGFVNSSSYSPVVDEAYHFDKTTTLAILAGFMHNRRVLVQGYHGTGKSTHIEQVAARLNWPCIRVNLDSHISRTDLVGRDAIVLREGKQVTAFQEGIIPWALQRPIALVFDEYDAGRPDVMFVIQRILEAQGKLTLLDQNRVITPHPYFRIFATSNTIGLGDATGLYHGTQPINQGQMDRWNIVTTLNYLPADVEEKIVMARVPEMKTAKPKGLVSAMIAMANLTRQGFMNGDISTVMSPRTVISWAENFQILGDVNLSFRLSFLNKCDEMERATIAEYYQRCFDVDLMASAA, translated from the coding sequence ATGAACGACACCGATTTCAGTATTGAAGAAAAACCTAGCAAGAAACTGGCAACCGATAAGGTGTTTGGCTTCGCATCGGATTTGAAGCCTGTGGGGTTTGTGAATAGCTCGAGCTATAGCCCTGTGGTGGATGAAGCCTATCACTTCGACAAAACAACTACGTTGGCTATTCTTGCGGGCTTTATGCATAATCGCCGCGTGCTGGTGCAGGGCTATCACGGCACCGGCAAATCCACCCATATCGAACAAGTCGCTGCACGCCTCAACTGGCCGTGTATCCGCGTGAATCTGGACTCCCACATCAGCCGCACTGATTTAGTAGGGCGCGATGCTATTGTTCTGCGTGAAGGCAAGCAGGTCACGGCGTTCCAAGAAGGGATTATTCCTTGGGCACTGCAACGCCCCATCGCGTTGGTATTTGACGAGTATGATGCAGGTCGCCCCGATGTTATGTTCGTGATTCAACGCATTCTGGAAGCACAAGGCAAGCTTACCCTGCTCGACCAGAATCGTGTGATCACGCCGCACCCTTATTTCCGCATTTTTGCGACTTCCAACACTATTGGTTTGGGCGATGCAACGGGCTTATACCATGGCACGCAGCCCATTAACCAAGGTCAGATGGATCGCTGGAATATTGTAACAACGCTCAATTATCTACCCGCCGATGTTGAAGAAAAAATCGTTATGGCGCGCGTGCCTGAAATGAAAACCGCAAAGCCCAAGGGTCTTGTGTCGGCTATGATTGCCATGGCTAATCTGACACGCCAAGGCTTCATGAATGGCGATATCTCCACCGTCATGTCGCCACGCACGGTAATTAGCTGGGCGGAGAACTTCCAGATTCTGGGTGATGTGAACTTGTCGTTCCGACTTTCCTTCCTCAATAAATGCGATGAGATGGAACGCGCGACCATTGCAGAATATTACCAGCGCTGCTTTGATGTCGATCTGATGGCGAGCGCCGCGTGA
- a CDS encoding cobaltochelatase subunit CobT gives MSTRDSETEFLEAQAQVAQAISGKQELHVMVGLNRVSDEPLALRESILIAKLNHAVPEEMTRHMRAQVDLAALALKHHNSTMHTKSRPADIRAGAVFDALELIRLEAIGGEAMQGVRHNLAERHRMHCDLQGYARMQGREELALPDVVAMIAREAMTGQKPPESIEKLVAMWRPWVEEKVLPQLGELAALKHDQKRFSKLVQTMLRELEFMGSMATGAGESDPTSSEQLQDMEGYGEQEDETDEEPMMSLKSSRRSSDPEDGEDGTMESATDADQDTEEEFDARDKTPNATPNRAEFAPWADIPTYHAFSTSHDETVEADMLAPHDELQRLFEQLMLKVKQYHTVTSRLATRLQRLLLAQQARQWIYEQEDGMIDNARLASIVARPDMREIYKIEKDTDFRDTVVSLLIDNSGSMRGRPITIAALSADILARTLERCGVKVEILGFTTRDWKGGFVRKEWVEAGRPENPGRLNDLRHIIYKSANQRLQRARRNLGLMLKDGILKENIDGEAILWAYERLRTRPEQRKILMVISDGAPVDDSTLSANSSSYLDLHLREVIKRIERENAVEMLAIGIGHDVTRYYGRAITIHDVEQLGDTMLKEITRLFVKEDSRSTRKSQRKRAA, from the coding sequence GTGAGCACGCGCGATAGCGAAACTGAATTTCTCGAAGCGCAAGCACAGGTCGCGCAGGCTATTTCAGGTAAGCAAGAGTTGCATGTGATGGTTGGCCTCAACCGTGTGAGCGACGAGCCACTTGCACTGCGCGAATCGATTCTGATTGCTAAGCTGAATCATGCCGTACCCGAAGAAATGACGCGGCATATGCGTGCGCAGGTGGATTTAGCAGCCTTAGCGCTGAAGCACCATAATAGCACCATGCACACAAAGAGCCGCCCTGCGGATATTCGTGCAGGCGCTGTGTTTGATGCGCTCGAGCTCATTCGACTTGAAGCGATTGGTGGCGAAGCGATGCAAGGAGTTCGCCATAATCTTGCCGAGCGCCACCGCATGCATTGTGATTTGCAAGGCTATGCGCGGATGCAGGGGCGCGAGGAACTTGCCCTGCCTGACGTTGTTGCCATGATCGCGCGTGAGGCTATGACGGGACAAAAGCCCCCAGAGTCGATTGAGAAACTGGTGGCCATGTGGCGCCCGTGGGTGGAAGAGAAAGTGCTGCCACAATTAGGTGAGCTTGCCGCATTAAAGCACGACCAGAAGCGCTTCTCGAAGTTGGTGCAAACCATGTTGCGCGAATTGGAGTTTATGGGAAGCATGGCAACGGGCGCTGGCGAGTCTGACCCGACGAGCAGCGAGCAGCTTCAGGACATGGAAGGTTACGGCGAGCAAGAAGACGAAACTGATGAAGAGCCGATGATGTCGCTCAAGTCATCGCGCCGCAGCAGCGACCCAGAAGATGGTGAAGACGGAACCATGGAATCCGCCACCGATGCAGATCAAGACACGGAAGAAGAATTCGACGCACGCGATAAAACGCCCAATGCTACGCCCAATCGCGCCGAGTTTGCACCTTGGGCAGATATTCCAACCTATCATGCGTTTAGCACCTCTCACGACGAAACGGTGGAGGCAGACATGCTGGCACCGCATGATGAATTGCAGCGCTTGTTTGAGCAACTCATGTTGAAGGTAAAGCAATACCACACCGTTACCTCGCGCTTGGCGACGCGCTTGCAGCGCTTGCTACTCGCACAGCAAGCACGCCAATGGATTTACGAGCAAGAGGACGGCATGATTGATAATGCGCGCCTTGCATCAATTGTAGCGCGGCCCGATATGCGTGAGATTTATAAGATCGAAAAGGACACGGATTTTCGTGACACGGTGGTATCGCTGCTTATCGATAATTCGGGATCTATGCGTGGCAGGCCGATTACCATTGCGGCATTGAGTGCTGACATTCTGGCGCGCACACTTGAGCGCTGCGGTGTAAAAGTAGAAATTCTTGGCTTCACCACGCGTGATTGGAAGGGTGGCTTTGTTCGCAAGGAATGGGTGGAAGCTGGCAGACCTGAAAACCCTGGGCGACTCAATGACCTTCGGCACATCATATATAAATCTGCCAACCAGCGCTTACAGCGTGCGCGACGCAATCTTGGCCTCATGCTCAAAGACGGTATTTTGAAAGAGAATATCGATGGTGAAGCCATTTTATGGGCATATGAGCGGCTACGAACGCGCCCAGAGCAACGCAAAATCCTGATGGTGATATCCGATGGTGCACCCGTGGATGACTCGACCCTATCAGCGAATTCGAGCAGCTATCTGGATCTGCATTTGCGCGAGGTCATCAAGCGCATCGAGCGCGAGAATGCCGTGGAAATGCTAGCGATTGGTATTGGCCATGATGTAACCCGCTATTACGGACGCGCCATTACGATTCATGATGTCGAGCAGCTTGGTGATACGATGCTCAAAGAAATCACGCGACTCTTTGTGAAAGAGGATAGCCGAAGCACGCGTAAGTCACAGCGTAAACGCGCCGCTTAA
- the rpmB gene encoding 50S ribosomal protein L28 — protein MSKRCDINKDKGVMSGNNRSHSNIKTKRRFMPNLQPVSLISDSLGTTVKLRISTNTLRTIDHNGGLDNYLMSVHSAKLSDEARALKRRIVKARIAAQAA, from the coding sequence ATGTCGAAGCGTTGTGATATTAACAAAGATAAAGGCGTGATGAGCGGTAACAATCGTTCACACTCTAACATTAAAACCAAGCGCCGCTTTATGCCGAACTTGCAGCCTGTTTCGCTGATTTCGGACTCGCTGGGCACCACGGTGAAGCTGCGCATCAGCACCAACACGCTGCGCACCATCGACCATAATGGTGGTCTTGATAACTACCTGATGAGCGTTCACAGCGCTAAATTGTCAGACGAAGCGCGTGCATTGAAGCGCCGCATCGTGAAAGCACGCATCGCGGCTCAAGCTGCATAA
- a CDS encoding SDR family oxidoreductase, with translation MTTEKTQDLVGKTALVTGSTSGIGLAIAQEMLARGANVMFTGKFMHKDPAEVEKQRAEFTATLDAIKASYPNRAIGFQESEAGDYNSNVALVKATAALGGGKIDILVNNAGVQVPVPVDQVEPERWKNLIDVNLNGAFYATHAAVPFMKAAGGGNIINVTSVHAHVVSPGRAAYCASKFGLRALTETAAIDLAPHNIAVNTVSPAFVKTPLAQIQIDQMVAQGKTLEEAEAWRLQLQDGKWIPIEELASKTADIAARKSGLKTGADLLLDNGYVEKARGQTKALSSTGIAFFDKATRAAMETFNRVIGTGDLPPH, from the coding sequence ATGACAACAGAGAAAACGCAAGACTTAGTGGGCAAAACAGCGCTGGTGACAGGCTCGACCAGCGGCATTGGTCTTGCCATTGCGCAGGAAATGTTAGCGCGCGGTGCCAACGTAATGTTCACAGGCAAATTCATGCATAAAGATCCAGCGGAAGTTGAAAAACAGCGTGCAGAATTCACCGCAACGCTGGATGCGATTAAAGCAAGCTATCCAAATCGCGCGATTGGTTTCCAAGAATCTGAGGCTGGTGACTATAATTCAAACGTAGCTTTAGTAAAAGCAACTGCAGCATTGGGTGGCGGTAAAATTGATATCCTTGTCAATAACGCGGGTGTGCAAGTTCCTGTGCCGGTTGATCAGGTGGAACCCGAGCGCTGGAAAAATCTGATTGATGTGAACCTCAACGGCGCGTTCTACGCAACTCATGCTGCCGTACCGTTTATGAAAGCAGCTGGTGGTGGTAATATTATCAATGTTACTTCCGTACACGCACACGTAGTATCACCAGGGCGTGCAGCCTATTGCGCATCCAAATTTGGTCTGCGTGCCTTGACGGAAACGGCGGCGATCGACCTCGCACCGCATAACATCGCCGTGAACACCGTAAGCCCTGCCTTTGTGAAAACACCTTTGGCGCAGATCCAGATTGACCAAATGGTTGCACAAGGCAAAACCCTCGAAGAGGCAGAGGCATGGCGCCTGCAATTGCAGGACGGTAAGTGGATACCTATCGAAGAGCTTGCTAGCAAAACCGCTGATATTGCCGCGCGTAAGTCTGGCCTGAAAACAGGTGCCGACTTGCTGTTAGATAATGGTTATGTCGAAAAAGCGCGTGGCCAAACCAAAGCGCTGAGCAGCACAGGCATCGCGTTCTTCGATAAAGCGACGCGTGCGGCTATGGAAACCTTCAACCGCGTGATTGGGACAGGGGATTTGCCGCCCCACTAA